A region from the Leishmania panamensis strain MHOM/PA/94/PSC-1 chromosome 20 sequence genome encodes:
- a CDS encoding hypothetical protein (TriTrypDB/GeneDB-style sysID: LpmP.20.3290) has protein sequence MTSEDESSWRLLFGIALSHGELLRAGRLSYDGWIVFLSSAQLIGTAVGVFRVLLDQLWGQQCLREDAQQANADEREPGAASVSSRAFSLGIGSLCTSLTPQSSHRSGRASAAPSISSPQLSSAAHEGESVGFSSFVDMIKVICVRIFQTQRYTRLREGHGKCDEGGRESALLALRQSAEDHVLLTESVKYTADAFLRPFISQCVIHASSQVRLCPAKNGWAPHVNRLVTHIVGALLHTAILPLFRKYAVTGRLSEAGYRAFLRDTLPRLDAVKETCAVAIFRHGGFPDIRPLVASLEPLAASLSPELDTVVSEPTLGFTDFIEAMLMLAVVVYADEVHYPTQRPITAKVWSFFEEHVCGHMLYAAAMCPDPYITGRYVTVPPGLISVYPAVAPLQQCPCLFVEVINVQGNSVVEDTVPLSTGQAYSEDSQSAMFLTEMTAAAKAELPLCSPGECGANSDVAVLAASTFFMTEWSLLERNQRVPLFGCSQVPVSHAIMICGAAAEATPTSCPEILRVPLPDSLQQPMLYRCAVEAVAATASSGTDDDGTVSILFTPFRSLTVEMAVSDDSMATRGEGSESAAQSRPWGCADVVVTDIPLVQVVPSHLVAQLHNLFLSQTLAPSSDGPAASAPPCISLSAVCELCRQLQWCAASARQQHDLPSLCAQAWASYCDFQRLLRAAVTRHGSSSAAGRAPSMYAGAMSSFTGQAVLLSFTDFAGCLATMLFQMQGGRLSDVPDVPRRLELALSSGSSTFTLGIGSSSFVADAGLRAPHIRSIPYNAFRDVPFFMALERKKKRSEAAQERCTALIASLREYHALQILSSVTLPPLPEDRPSAMRLVSQYGTVSLTEVFHAVMREGAEVVKAHFVQQELAIPEMTE, from the coding sequence ATGACTTCAGAAGATGAGTCCTCGTGGCGACTTCTCTTCGGCATCGCTCTGAGTCATGGTGAGCTACTCAGAGCAGGGCGACTCTCTTATGACGGCTGGATTGTATTTCTGAGCTCTGCGCAGCTCATTGGCACCGCAGTTGGGGTCTTCCGTGTACTGCTGGACCAGCTTTGGGGGCAGCAGTGCTTAAGGGAAGATGCGCAGCAGGCAAATGCCGACGAGCGCGAGCCAGGCGCCGCTTCTGTCTCGTCACGGGCCTTCTCACTCGGCATTGGGTCACTGTGTACATCTTTGACGCCCCAAAGTTCGCATCGCTCCGGGCGGGCCTCCGCAGCACCGTCGATCTCATCGCCGCAACTGTCGAGCGCGGCGCACGAAGGTGAATCTGTTGGATTCAGCAGTTTTGTGGATATGATAAAGGTGATCTGCGTGCGTATCTTCCAAACCCAGCGCTACACGCGCCTGCGCGAGGGACATGGGAAATGCGATGAAGGTGGGCGGGAGTCTGCTCTTCTTGCACTACGTCAAAGCGCTGAGGATCACGTTCTACTGACAGAGTCTGTGAAGTACACCGCTGATGCCTTTCTGCGGCCTTTCATCTCGCAGTGCGTCATTCACGCATCCTCGCAGGTGCGGCTTTGCCCGGCGAAAAACGGATGGGCGCCGCATGTGAACCGACTAGTGACACACATCGTTGGGGCGCTACTCCACACCGCAATTCTTCCGCTTTTCCGCAAGTACGCGGTGACTGGCCGCCTGTCAGAGGCTGGCTATCGCGCCTTCCTCAGAGACACTCTTCCCCGACTGGATGCAGTCAAAGAGACTTGTGCGGTCGCCATCTTCCGTCACGGTGGTTTCCCAGACATCCGCCCCCTTGTGGCTAGCCTGGAGCCGCTAGcagcctctctttctccagaGCTTGACACGGTTGTCTCCGAACCGACCCTCGGCTTCACAGATTTTATCGAAGCAATGCTGAtgctggcagtggtggtaTACGCGGACGAGGTGCACTACCCCACTCAACGACCCATTACTGCCAAGGTGTGGTCTTTCTTTGAGGAACATGTTTGTGGCCACATGCTCTACGCTGCTGCTATGTGCCCTGACCCGTACATCACCGGTCGCTACGTAACGGTTCCACCTGGCCTCATCTCCGTCTACCCAGCGGTAGCGCCACTCCAGCAGTGTCCCTGTCTGTTTGTGGAAGTAATAAATGTTCAAGGAAACAGCGTAGTGGAGGACACAGTGCCACTATCTACAGGGCAAGCATACAGCGAAGACTCGCAATCAGCGATGTTTCTGACGGAGATGACAGCAGCCGCCAAGGCAGAGCTGCCGCTATGCTCTCCTGGGGAATGCGGTGCCAACTCTGATGTTGCCGTGCTGGCCGCATCAACGTTTTTCATGACCGAGTGGAGTTTGCTGGAACGGAATCagcgtgtgcctctctttggCTGTAGTCAAGTTCCTGTGAGCCACGCAATCATGatctgcggtgctgccgcagaagCCACTCCGACGAGTTGCCCCGAAATTCTACGAGTTCCACTTCCCgactcgctgcagcagccgatgCTGTATCGGtgcgcggtggaggcggtcgccgccacagcatCCAGTGGAACTGATGATGACGGGACCGTGTCCATTCTGTTCACACCCTTCCGCTCTCTTACAGTTGAGATGGCTGTCTCTGATGACAGTATGGCGACCAGGGGCGAGGGTAGCGAATCGGCGGCGCAAAGCCGTCCTTGGGGCTGCGCAGACGTTGTCGTGACAGACATACCCCTTGTGCAAGTCGTGCCGTCTCATCTGGTCGCACAACTCCACAACCTCTTCTTATCCCAGACTCTGGCACCTAGCAGCGATGGGCCAGCCGCATCTGCACCACCTTGCATATCGCTTTCCGCGGTGTGCGAGCTGTgccggcagctgcagtggtgcgccgcctctgccaggcagcagcacgactTACCGTCCCTATGCGCGCAGGCATGGGCAAGCTATTGCGACTTTCAGCGTCTTCTTCGCGCTGCGGTGACCCGACACGGGAGTTCTTCCGCTGCTGGAAGAGCGCCGTCGATGTATGCGGGCGCGATGTCGTCGTTCACAGGGCAGGCTGTCTTGCTCAGCTTCACAGACTTCGCCGGCTGTTTAGCAACAATGCTGTTTCAAATGCAAGGCGGGAGGCTGAGTGACGTGCCTGATGTACCGCGCCGTCTAGAGCTTGCACTGTCCTCCGGATCATCTACTTTTACCTTGGGAATAGGGAGCTCTTCGTTTGTTGCGGACGCAGGACTACGAGCGCCACACATCCGCAGCATTCCATATAACGCCTTCCGAGATGTGCCCTTTTTCATGGCGCTTGagcgcaagaagaagcggtCGGAGGCAGCACAGGAGCGTTGCACTGCTCTGATTGCGTCCTTGCGGGAGTACCACGCGCTGCAGATTCTCTCCTCTGtcacgctgccgcctctcccGGAAGACCGGCCGAGCGCAATGCGCTTGGTGTCTCAGTACGGCACGGTGAGTCTGACGGAAGTCTTTCATGCCGTCATGCGCGAGGGAGCGGAGGTTGTAAAGGCTCATTTCGTGCAGCAGGAGTTGGCGATTCCCGAAATGACGGAGTGA
- a CDS encoding phosphatidylinositol 4-kinase, putative (TriTrypDB/GeneDB-style sysID: LpmP.20.3300), translating to MGDLAHRRMAAHRRSLLENLQRIFFTNQSAEKQEQCVRQLYDTNLHTLEECLLQVTHVCITHQDPNAQELLHNFMLWLAGRSLYIALRLAWIVDSVSTFDFSTGLAGRLKHFHDKLESYAINQGQAGTHSVSTSGGDGSWTSSDPEEGLSDVDASVVRRKEVRLKLYNDERTFVTTLTNLSNMLRFFPDRTGRKGELRRGLRVLNQRLQSMWLVHPLCTSSESVQWIVNISVEECTVFSSRERVPCLIRYEVIVDETATMRDPTATRLRLPDGRFRVRADSDELFVPAPPPRSESPAASLVEESEGGAVEDASPEALQCLRAVFGELKVARMARVRKSSPWGAHPNWCMNAMIIKAGEDLRQEELALQLIYTFQNIWQEAGLTVRVKPYAVLPTHRDCGLIEVIEDSSSMDGVKKATQVSSIYSYYLKAYDGEDSVLYRKAQQNFVESMAGYSIISYILQIKDRHNGNLMIQRDGSLVHIDFGFLFVTSPGGLNFESAPFKLSQELIDVMGGVSSDLFNYYRILLYEALAAARERCEDLLALVSILTPRNAMPCFGADPGAVVRQLRGRFREDLRSEADYAVYAKELILSSADNWRTRRYDQFQSLQNGIL from the coding sequence ATGGGCGACCTAGCACACCGACGCATGGCGGCGCATCGCCGCTCACTGCTGGAGAATTTGCAGCGGATCTTCTTCACCAACCAGTCTGCTGAAAAGCAGGAACAGTGCGTCCGACAGCTCTATGACACGAATCTACACACTTTGGAGGAATGCCTGCTGCAAGTCACGCATGTCTGCATCACGCACCAGGACCCCAacgcgcaggagctgctgcacaactTTATGCTCTGGCTTGCCGGCCGGTCGCTATACATCGCGCTTCGCCTTGCGTGGATTGTGGATTCAGTGTCAACCTTTGATTTCTCTACCGGGCTTGCCGGTCGGCTCAAGCACTTTCACGACAAACTTGAGAGCTACGCCATCAATCAAGGACAGGCAGGCACTCACTCcgtcagcaccagcggcggtgacggcagcTGGACCTCCAGCGACCCCGAGGAGGGGCTCAGCGACGTAGATGCCAGTGTCGTGCGACGGAAGGAAGTGCGCCTAAAGCTGTACAACGACGAACGTACGTTCGTGACTACGTTGACTAACCTGAGCAACATGCTCCGCTTTTTTCCCGATCGAACCGGCCGCAAGGGCGAGCTGCGCAGGGGTCTGCGAGTGCTGAATCAACGACTACAGTCCATGTGGCTCGTTCACCCACTCTGTACCAGCAGTGAATCTGTACAGTGGATTGTGAACATCTCTGTCGAAGAGTGCACCGTCTTCTCGTCGCGCGAGCGGGTGCCATGCCTCATTCGCTACGAGGTCATCGTAGACGAGACAGCGACTATGCGAGACCCAACGGCGACGCGGCTCCGACTGCCTGACGGGCGCTTTCGTGTTCGGGCGGACTCCGATGAGCTCTTTgttccagcaccgccgccgaggtCTGAGTCGCCGGCCGCGTCGCTGGTCGAAGAGTCTGAGggcggcgctgtggaggACGCCTCGccagaggcgctgcagtgtcTGCGGGCTGTGTTCGGCGAGCTCAAAGTGGCGCGCATGGCGCGAGTGCGCAAGTCGTCTCCTTGGGGTGCGCACCCCAACTGGTGCATGAACGCGATGATTATCAAGGCCGGAGAAGATCTCcggcaggaggagctggcactgcagctcatctACACTTTCCAAAATATCTGGCAGGAGGCGGGTCTGACGGTGCGTGTGAAGCCGTATGCAGTGCTACCTACACACCGTGACTGTGGCCTGATTGAGGTGATCGAGGACTCTTCGTCTATGGATGGTGTCAAGAAGGCGACCCAGGTCAGCAGCATATACAGCTACTACCTCAAGGCCTACGATGGCGAGGACTCCGTTCTCTATCGCAAAGCGCAACAGAACTTTGTGGAGAGCATGGCTGGCTACAGCATCATCTCATACATCCTCCAAATTAAGGACCGTCACAACGGCAATCTTATGATTCAACGTGATGGCAGCTTGGTTCACATCGACTTTGGCTTTCTGTTCGTGACATCACCAGGGGGCCTGAACTTTGAATCTGCGCCGTTTAAACTGTCGCAGGAGCTCATCGACGTCATGGGTGGCGTCTCGAGCGACCTCTTTAACTACTATCGAATCCTTCTCTACGAGGCGCTCGCGGCGGCACGCGAGCGCTGCGAGGACCTGCTTGCGTTGGTCTCTATCTTGACGCCGAGGAACGCGATGCCGTGCTTTGGGGCAGACCCGGGCGCCGTCGTTCGTCAGCTGCGCGGACGCTTTCGTGAGGACCTGCGCTCCGAGGCGGACTACGCCGTGTACGCAAAGGAGCTCATCCTGAGCAGCGCGGACAACTGGCGCACTCGACGCTACGACCAGTTTCAGAGCCTCCAAAATGGGATTCTTTAG
- a CDS encoding adenosine kinase-like protein (TriTrypDB/GeneDB-style sysID: LpmP.20.3310) yields the protein MGMETIRRGASTGSVSVMCFGHPLLDMMATVEEEFLREHHVEPGSVTLATPEQLVLFSKLLDDFKGRVDYVPGGAAMNTARIFAWMLPEAHISYVGALGKDRFAEILKSALTDASVEQLFEECEDKPTGACAGLVLNKDRTLLANLGAAVTLSMKHMQTHAVQSALEQASLYYAEGFFLNTSSSPDNLLSVAQYAHLHGKLFCFNLNAPYISIAFQSRLHILMPHVDILFGSDEDLLTYASVRWPHDFDLSAIGSVMRPNSRRQRALVRSLARISMLPSVTTGRPRLVVGTCGSHDTYVACGDHVRSYPVPPLAQEEIVDVNGAGDAFVAGFLAQYLMNHDESTSVVVGHASAQNCIRHNGAVVSGVPPVLAHQIDATTAPVIAANTA from the coding sequence ATGGGAATGGAAACGATCCGCAGGGGCGCCTCGACGGGCTCCGTGTCCGTAATGTGCTTTGGGCATCCTTTGCTTGACATGATGGCGACTGTTGAAGAGGAGTTTCTGCGGGAGCATCACGTTGAGCCAGGGAGCGTCACATTGGCGACTCCGGAGCAGCTGGTGCTTTTCTCGAAGTTGCTGGACGACTTCAAAGGGAGGGTGGACTACGTCCCTGGTGGAGCCGCTATGAACACAGCTCGCATTTTTGCTTGGATGCTACCTGAGGCGCACATTTCCTACGTCGGCGCACTGGGCAAGGATCGCTTTGCAGAAATTCTGAAGAGTGCGCTCACGGACGCTAGTGTTGAGCAGCTTTTTGAGGAGTGCGAAGATAAGCCGACAGGCGCCTGTGCTGGTCTCGTGCTCAACAAGGATCGAACATTGCTCGCCAACCTCGGCGCAGCCGTGACGCTATCGATGAAGCACATGCAGACGCACGCCGTGCAGTCTGCGCTTGAGCAAGCCAGTTTGTACTACGCTGAGGGCTTCTTCCTCAACACTTCATCAAGCCCTGACAATCTCCTCTCTGTTGCCCAGTATGCCCACCTGCACGGCAAGCTCTTCTGCTTTAACCTGAATGCGCCGTACATTAGTATAGCTTTTCAGAGCCGCCTACACATCCTCATGCCACATGTGGATATCCTATtcggcagcgacgaagaTCTGCTGACGTACGCCTCCGTACGGTGGCCACACGACTTTGACCTGAGCGCCATTGGGAGTGTCATGCGCCCTAACTCGCGGCGACAGAGGGCACTGGTACGGTCTCTCGCCCGCATCTCAATGCTGCCGAGTGTCACCACCGGTCGGCCGCGCCTCGTGGTGGGGACGTGCGGCTCGCACGACACGTACGTCGCTTGCGGCGATCACGTCCGTTCCTATCCAGTGCCACCGCTAGCGCAGGAGGAGATAGTCGACGTGAacggcgctggtgacgcGTTCGTGGCCGGCTTCCTTGCTCAGTACCTCATGAACCATGACGAGTCTACCAGTGTCGTGGTCGGTCATGCTTCGGCACAGAACTGCATCCGCCATAACGGTGCAGTGGTTAGTGGCGTGCCTCCTGTGCTCGCGCACCAAATCGACGCAACGACAGCGCCTGTCATAGCCGCGAATACCGCTTAA
- a CDS encoding hypothetical protein (TriTrypDB/GeneDB-style sysID: LpmP.20.3320): MFAAKPTIREIRHAAESPYRAQVLSWYRRCLRAAFSVPWSSDEDALYVLEETRRLFHQNRGIREVERIERKLREVEMRYEMALHYNIPYPRPFNKMQGSMQESGVPYAPYLDSAYDHMVNPNIGVNAEGSANLGIMGGLEKSSYYFEDNIGEADVDGRTNPYDTEAEPPSTVR; encoded by the coding sequence ATGTTCGCAGCAAAGCCCACCATTCGAGAAATTCGTCATGCCGCGGAGAGCCCGTATCGCGCACAGGTGCTGTCGTGGTACCGACGGTGTTTGCGTGCCGCCTTCTCGGTGCCATGGAGCTCCGACGAGGACGCCTTGTATGTGTTGGAGGAGACGCGGCGTCTGTTTCACCAGAATCGTGGTATTCGCGAGGTGGAACGAATTGAGCgcaagctgcgcgaggtaGAGATGCGGTACGAGATGGCACTTCACTACAACATCCCCTACCCAAGACCCTTTAACAAGATGCAGGGCTCAATGCAGGAAAGTGGAGTGCCGTATGCACCCTACCTCGACTCCGCCTACGATCATATGGTCAACCCCAATATCGGTGTCAACGCCGAAGGGAGTGCAAATCTAGGGATAATGGGCGGGTTAGAGAAGTCGAGCTACTACTTCGAGGATAACATTGGCGAGGCAGACGTGGATGGCCGAACAAATCCCTACGACACCGAGGCGGAACCACCATCCACCGTTCGCTGA
- a CDS encoding phospholipase A2-like protein, putative (TriTrypDB/GeneDB-style sysID: LpmP.20.3330) — protein sequence MDSTLHAFRVHGAALYHWTSYVAYVIYSCLFFACEVIAGVLEIPTNAPQYDALTHQANCTTSYEEWLPIASTLDDMDGFQKWRTDEASTYFSFEGVMRTIEELLELRTAGSAEALLDDLQKHVHRSLYGISHRRLYSYRTGSKTVIHSYNSLVCFLLSRVGEAARTDRRLAVRTREVFSEMYHVYGTTALLLQGGVLASSAHFGVAKALYDAGLLPAVLYGSGSGALVATLVCCCTDLTSLFHHSGGGSSFVEAHALFGMSTADSRWKHFHRLLHTGEVCDPVALADFLQRTIGDVTFAEAYAQTGRVLNIPFVAVSPVLPRRKADVDVQLLNYLTSPDVLIRSAVICAIFSPSTLLPVSSSSCGLSAGAAPPTRTLLARTRLTGTIVAYEPPVVHESYSCSWGDHAGYGALDPVQRMRGLFCIRFCVVSDASVRGYLWQLLHQSAYGDGLRHHTRMWDWARYLFALYFLGLAHVLLHLLAWIGYNAIAAPSPTSMRTFFEDDESENVRVHPISRVWSYLRLCYSPTTANMQVLVLEAERQVWPRLEQLRMSISVEQALAATLKRLPVSR from the coding sequence ATGGATTCCACTCTGCATGCCTTCCGGGTGCACGGCGCTGCCCTGTATCACTGGACGAGCTACGTGGCCTACGTCATCTACTCCTGTCTGTTCTTTGCGTGCGAAGTGATCGCGGGTGTGCTCGAAATACCAACCAATGCTCCGCAGTACGACGCGCTCACGCATCAGGCGAACTGCACTACCTCCTACGAGGAATGGCTGCCCATTGCCTCCACGCTGGACGATATGGACGGCTTTCAGAAGTGGCGCACCGACGAGGCGTCGACATACTTCTCCTTCGAGGGAGTAATGCGGACGATAGAAGAGTTGCTGGAGCTGCGTaccgccggcagcgcggAGGCACTGTTGGACGATCTTCAGAAGCATGTGCACCGTTCCCTCTACGGCATCAGTCATCGTCGGTTGTACTCGTACAGAACTGGCAGCAAGACGGTCATTCACTCGTATAACTCgcttgtttgttttcttttgagCCGCGTGGGTGAGGCAGCGCGGACTGACCGACGGCTGGCCGTACGCACACGAGAGGTATTCTCGGAGATGTATCATGTTTACGGCACAACCGCACTACTGTTGCAGGGTGGCGTGCTTGCGTCATCGGCCCACTTTGGTGTGGCAAAGGCGCTGTATGATGCTGGACTGCTCCCCGCTGTCTTGtacggcagtggcagcggcgcgctggtggcgacgctggtgtgctgctgcaccgactTGACCTCGCTCTTtcaccacagcggcggcggaagcaGCTTCGTGGAGGCGCATGCGCTATTTGGCATGTCCACCGCTGACTCCCGGTGGAAGCACTTTCaccggctgctgcacactgGCGAGGTGTGCGACCCAGTTGCCCTTGCTGACTTTCTACAGAGAACTATCGGGGATGTGACCTTTGCCGAGGCGTACGCACAAACCGGGCGTGTGCTGAACATCCCGTTTGTCGCTGTGTCGCCAGTGCTGCCGCGTAGAAAAGCTGACGTGGACGTTCAGCTGTTGAATTATCTTACATCTCCTGATGTACTTATTCGCTCTGCGGTGATCTGCGCCATCTTTTCCCCCTCGACGCTGCTACCCgtctcgtcgtcctcctgTGGGTTGTCGgcaggtgcagcaccacccacgcgcacgtTGCTCGCGCGGACACGACTGACTGGCACTATTGTTGCTTACGAGCCTCCCGTGGTGCATGAAAGCTATTCCTGCTCCTGGGGCGACCACGCCGGCTATGGGGCGCTGGACCCGGTGCAACGAATGAGGGGACTCTTCTGCATACGGTTTTGTGTCGTATCAGATGCGTCGGTGCGTGGGTATctgtggcagctgctgcaccagagCGCCTACGGGGACGGACTTCGGCATCATACGCGCATGTGGGACTGGGCACGCTACTTGTTTGCCCTGTACTTCCTCGGGCTGGCGCATGTGTTGCTGCATCTGCTTGCGTGGATCGGCTACAATGCCattgcagcaccgtcgccaaCTTCCATGCGGACTTTCTTCGAAGATGATGAGAGCGAGAACGTACGCGTGCATCCCATCTCGCGCGTGTGGTCGTATCTGCGGCTGTGCTACAGCCCGACAACGGCGAACATGCAGGTACTGGTTCTAGAAGCGGAACGGCAAGTCTGGCCGAGACTGGAGCAACTGCGCATGTCCATCTCTGTCGAACAAGCCCTTGCAGCCACGTTGAAGCGGCTTCCCGTTTCCAGGTAA
- a CDS encoding hypothetical protein (TriTrypDB/GeneDB-style sysID: LpmP.20.3340), translated as MGLSAASAVAVLCFALCVGITTVGGIRATLISDIHYDPLYGTEKAKGCTDASYSVWGMPGCDSSPQLTARALEDVSAQNTSLLLYSGDWQRHSFLESGLEPDAIFKDLSRRFRNVTVDGSLGEVAFCASLGNNDVVPDYYYSWENETSVQQLTYRVDAMRDAGLLSDAEASVMVKCGYYTHEMANVHVIVLHTLLWAHSLRPPLASSVRDPCNQLSFLRNELVKARRDGKRAIIMGHIPPGIDLYAVLQRGFKSEEDDMFWKEEYVTAYDSIVSEFKDLIVVQLFGHTHHFRLLTMPRSGALALIIPAISPIFGNNPYYMVASFSNAWSLEDVLIRYATGDGVFHSGISAKFMLNLTVGLHSVADVRAAIALLATNDVMFERFITAFCGGEKRPQVFPKSECDNQCRYTLVCSMLENNYSTIQRCVAEFGDLPGPSRGTRLSGGMIAVIVLLSLLVIGAIVVLLLWSRKRRTALFWPNVGCSTWWNFFHWNQENTTVRLENIEMEVPPCRS; from the coding sequence atgGGGCTCTCGGCAGCTTCAGCGGTGGCTGTGTTGTGCTTCGCGCTGTGTGTAGGCATCACCACAGTCGGTGGCATTCGGGCCACGCTCATATCGGATATCCACTACGACCCGCTGTATGGCACCGAAAAGGCGAAAGGCTGCACGGATGCCTCTTATTCTGTCTGGGGCATGCCCGGCTGCGACTCGTCACCGCAACTGACGGCACGTGCTCTGGAGGACGTATCGGCGCAGAACACGAGTTTGTTGCTTTACAGTGGCGactggcagcggcacagctTCCTCGAGAGCGGATTGGAGCCTGACGCAATCTTTAAGGACTTGTCGAGGCGCTTCCGCAATGTCACGGTGGACGGCTCGCTCGGCGAGGTTGCTTTCTGTGCGTCACTGGGCAATAATGATGTCGTGCCCGACTACTATTATTCGTGGGAGAACGAGACGTCGGTGCAACAGTTGACGTACCGTGTTGATGCGATGCGAGATGCCGGGCTTTTGAGTGACGCAGAGGCTTCCGTCATGGTGAAGTGCGGTTATTACACACACGAGATGGCTAACGTGCATGTCATTGTGCTGCACACGCTGCTGTGGGCGCACAGCCTCAGACCCCCTCTGGCCTCCAGTGTCAGAGACCCATGTAACcagctctcttttctgcgaAATGAGCTGGTGAAGGCGCGGAGAGATGGGAAGCGTGCGATCATCATGGGGCACATTCCCCCTGGCATCGACCTCTATGCTGTGCTTCAGCGTGGCTTCAAATCTGAAGAGGATGACATGTTTTGGAAGGAGGAATATGTGACAGCCTACGACAGCATCGTCAGCGAATTCAAGGACCTCATCGTGGTGCAGTTGTTCGGGCATACGCACCATTTCAGGCTGCTCACGATGCCACGAAGTGGCGCATTGGCTCTCATTATCCCCGCCATCTCACCCATCTTCGGCAACAATCCGTATTATATGGTGGCCAGCTTCAGCAACGCCTGGTCACTGGAGGACGTACTGATTCGCTACGCCACCGGCGATGGTGTATTCCACTCCGGAATCTCTGCCAAATTTATGCTCAATCTGACTGTCGGACTGCATTCTGTCGCCGACGTGCGAGCGGCCATCGCATTACTAGCGACCAACGATGTGATGTTTGAGCGTTTCATCACTGCGTTCTGCGGTGGCGAGAAGCGCCCCCAAGTCTTCCCTAAGTCGGAGTGCGACAACCAATGCCGCTACACTCTTGTCTGCTCGATGCTGGAGAACAATTACTCAACTATTCAGCGCTGTGTAGCCGAGTTCGGTGACCTGCCAGGACCTTCTCGTGGCACTCGGCTCTCTGGCGGCATGATTGCTGTCATCGTCCTACTTTCGCTGCTTGTGATAGGGGCAATCGTGGTACTGCTGCTCTGGAGTCGCAAAAGACGGACAGCGCTTTTCTGGCCGAATGTGGGGTGCTCGACCTGGTGGAATTTCTTCCACTGGAATCAGGAGAACACCACCGTCAGGCTGGAAAACATCGAGATGGAGGTCCCACCATGCCGGTCTTGA